A genomic stretch from Bacillus sp. N1-1 includes:
- a CDS encoding metalloregulator ArsR/SmtB family transcription factor encodes MQLNRLVNFHKTLGDPTRIRILSLLATGPLHGQAIAGKLGLKAPTITHHMTKLRDTGIVYQRRDKNTIYYYIDEKKLRSYSEALPKMLYQPEQDKEDDALKAQAVVNNFIEADGTLKHLPSQRKKKIIILKHLIYGLERGRKYPEKEINAYIKRFHPDFATIRRELIINHFMYRENNIYELNPEEMWATID; translated from the coding sequence TTGCAGTTAAACAGATTAGTCAATTTTCATAAAACACTCGGTGATCCAACTCGCATACGAATTCTTTCGTTACTAGCGACCGGGCCTCTCCATGGACAAGCGATCGCTGGCAAACTTGGATTGAAAGCACCTACAATCACGCATCATATGACGAAATTAAGAGATACTGGCATTGTGTATCAGCGTAGAGATAAGAATACGATCTACTATTATATTGACGAGAAAAAACTCCGCTCTTATTCTGAAGCGTTACCGAAGATGCTTTACCAGCCTGAACAAGACAAGGAGGACGATGCATTGAAAGCGCAAGCGGTGGTTAATAATTTTATCGAAGCAGATGGAACGTTAAAGCACCTCCCTTCTCAACGAAAGAAAAAGATCATTATTCTGAAGCACTTGATATATGGATTAGAACGTGGGAGAAAATATCCTGAGAAAGAAATAAATGCTTATATTAAACGATTCCACCCTGACTTTGCGACAATTCGTCGAGAGCTTATTATCAATCATTTTATGTACCGAGAGAATAACATCTACGAACTAAATCCAGAAGAAATGTGGGCAACGATCGATTAA
- a CDS encoding DEAD/DEAH box helicase, protein MDCKISNKLIKEMCGDRSFKKGESYFYSNKVTFHHDHSIGYEATVHGTEDFYVTVTTDANGHIEAQCSCPSLATFQKDCQHIAAVLIGIRHLQQKESPMQNEDGSLAENFMTLFTDKSTPGSGRQRFFEKRKVLDVFFTFKPVSLNDQELLGIEIAIEQVNVPSIRAFLHNVHEGKGSEVSPDVTYHPEIHCFSSEADAILHHLIRVARDEKAFLESVSFSRDDRQRSDTLLISPSSWSSLIPLLTSAENIKIEHQGSLFERVKVEKGSPPIRFMIDEWDENHCRITIKGFERMTILNAYQSVLYQGTVYQLEARDFTRMAELKKMLPSGNNEIPIPYEQMDHFLEKVVPDLKRMGHVELSKAFRETYMKTPLKARLYLDRLKNRLLAGLEFQYEEVVIQPLERRDAPGSTIIRDIEREEEILDMMEESGFSKTDGGYMMQNEELEYEFLHHTVPKLQSILKLYATTAVRNRLVRKKHYPKINVKLKKRERTNWLEFTFEMDGISDNQIREILAALEEKRKYYRLPNGSLLSLETKEMEDMHEFLTTVPPQEQFEPYFSLPVKKSASLMGTIETNSIFLADASFRNFLDTMRLPNQGEFNVPESLDHILRDYQIQGYQWMKTLASYGFGGVLADDMGLGKTLQSITYIVSELNAIREEHKPVLIVCPSSLTYNWFNEIKKFAPELRARIIDGNQATREKLQQTSKEIDVVITSYPLLRRDISWYDKQTFHTVFFDEAQAFKNPSTQTARTVKKIKADHRFGLTGTPVENAIEELWSIYHVVFPELFKGIKAYSNLTKKTIARRVQPFLLRRMKEDVLAELPEKLESLELTELLPEQKKLYAAYLAKLRTDTLKHLDRDTISKNRIKILAGLTRLRQICCHPSLFVDGYKGSSAKFEQLLQIIEDSRRAGRRMLIFSQFTKMLQLIGRELAGRGQSFFYLDGETPSGERVETCDRFNEGERDVFLISLKAGGTGLNLTGADTVVLYDLWWNPAVEEQAADRTHRIGQEKVVNVIKLVARGTIEEKMNDLQEKKRELISELIDSEEKAKTSLTEEDIREILMES, encoded by the coding sequence ATGGATTGTAAAATCAGCAATAAGCTTATAAAAGAAATGTGTGGCGATCGCTCTTTCAAAAAGGGAGAGTCTTATTTTTATTCCAATAAAGTAACGTTTCATCACGATCACTCGATCGGATATGAAGCCACAGTTCACGGAACGGAAGACTTTTATGTTACGGTAACGACAGATGCAAATGGACACATCGAGGCACAATGTAGCTGCCCATCGCTCGCTACATTCCAAAAAGACTGTCAGCACATTGCGGCCGTTTTAATCGGCATCCGTCACCTTCAACAAAAAGAATCCCCCATGCAGAATGAGGATGGCAGCCTGGCAGAAAATTTTATGACGCTATTTACTGACAAATCAACTCCAGGGAGCGGCCGCCAACGCTTTTTTGAAAAGCGAAAGGTGCTTGATGTGTTCTTTACATTTAAGCCTGTTTCTCTTAACGATCAGGAGTTGCTAGGAATTGAAATTGCCATCGAACAAGTCAATGTGCCTTCGATTCGCGCCTTTCTTCACAATGTTCACGAGGGGAAAGGAAGTGAAGTCTCGCCTGACGTGACCTATCATCCAGAGATTCACTGTTTTTCAAGTGAAGCAGATGCCATTCTTCATCATTTAATTCGCGTAGCCCGCGATGAAAAAGCCTTTCTAGAATCGGTTTCTTTCTCGCGCGACGACCGTCAGCGGTCCGATACGTTACTGATCTCGCCATCGTCATGGAGCAGCTTGATTCCTTTACTAACTAGCGCTGAAAATATCAAAATCGAACATCAAGGCTCTTTGTTTGAACGCGTAAAAGTCGAAAAAGGCTCACCCCCGATTCGCTTTATGATCGACGAATGGGATGAAAACCACTGTCGCATTACCATCAAAGGTTTTGAGCGGATGACGATTTTAAATGCCTACCAATCCGTTTTATATCAAGGAACCGTCTATCAATTAGAGGCTCGCGACTTTACCCGCATGGCCGAGTTAAAGAAGATGCTTCCGTCAGGGAACAATGAGATTCCAATTCCGTATGAACAAATGGATCATTTCCTTGAAAAAGTCGTACCTGATTTAAAGCGAATGGGGCATGTGGAGCTTTCAAAAGCATTTCGTGAAACGTATATGAAGACACCGTTAAAGGCACGGCTCTATCTCGATCGATTGAAAAACCGTCTGCTGGCAGGGCTTGAATTTCAGTATGAGGAAGTGGTCATACAGCCGTTAGAACGTCGGGATGCTCCGGGTTCGACAATCATTCGAGACATCGAACGGGAAGAAGAAATTCTGGACATGATGGAAGAGAGCGGTTTTTCAAAAACAGATGGCGGTTATATGATGCAAAATGAAGAACTTGAGTATGAATTCCTCCATCATACCGTTCCGAAACTTCAATCCATATTAAAGCTTTACGCGACAACAGCTGTTCGAAATCGGCTCGTTCGAAAGAAGCACTATCCGAAAATAAATGTAAAGCTGAAGAAACGAGAGCGGACAAATTGGTTAGAATTCACCTTTGAAATGGATGGCATATCTGACAATCAAATTCGGGAAATATTAGCGGCATTAGAAGAAAAGCGTAAGTATTATCGCTTACCAAATGGATCGCTTTTGTCCCTTGAAACGAAAGAAATGGAGGATATGCATGAGTTTCTAACCACGGTTCCCCCGCAGGAACAGTTTGAGCCATATTTTTCGCTTCCGGTCAAAAAAAGCGCTAGTCTAATGGGGACAATTGAAACGAATAGCATCTTTCTAGCAGACGCATCGTTTCGTAACTTTCTAGACACGATGCGTCTTCCAAATCAAGGTGAGTTTAACGTGCCCGAATCGTTGGATCACATTTTGAGAGATTATCAAATACAGGGCTATCAATGGATGAAAACCTTAGCGAGCTACGGGTTTGGCGGTGTGTTAGCGGATGATATGGGACTTGGAAAAACGCTGCAAAGCATCACGTATATCGTGTCTGAGCTTAACGCTATTCGTGAAGAGCATAAACCGGTTCTGATCGTGTGTCCTTCCTCGCTTACGTATAATTGGTTCAATGAAATAAAGAAGTTTGCTCCTGAGCTCCGGGCGCGGATCATCGACGGCAATCAAGCAACGCGTGAAAAGCTCCAGCAGACGAGCAAAGAGATCGATGTGGTAATTACGTCTTATCCGTTACTTCGTCGCGACATCAGCTGGTATGATAAGCAAACGTTCCATACGGTGTTTTTTGATGAAGCCCAGGCGTTTAAAAACCCTTCAACACAAACGGCCAGAACGGTTAAGAAAATCAAAGCGGATCACCGGTTTGGTTTAACGGGAACCCCGGTTGAAAACGCGATTGAAGAGCTTTGGTCGATTTATCACGTTGTCTTTCCAGAGCTTTTTAAAGGGATCAAAGCCTATAGCAACTTAACGAAGAAAACGATCGCAAGAAGAGTACAACCTTTCTTACTTAGAAGAATGAAGGAAGACGTTCTGGCAGAGTTACCAGAAAAGCTGGAATCACTTGAATTAACCGAGCTATTGCCTGAACAGAAGAAGCTGTACGCAGCATACCTTGCGAAGCTAAGAACAGATACGTTAAAGCATCTCGATCGTGACACGATTAGTAAAAATCGCATTAAGATTTTGGCTGGGTTAACGCGACTGCGTCAGATTTGCTGTCATCCGTCTTTATTTGTGGACGGCTACAAAGGAAGCTCTGCTAAATTCGAGCAGCTACTTCAGATTATCGAAGATTCGAGACGAGCCGGTAGAAGAATGCTGATTTTCTCTCAATTTACGAAGATGCTTCAGTTAATCGGAAGAGAGCTTGCTGGAAGAGGACAAAGTTTTTTCTATCTGGATGGGGAGACGCCCTCTGGAGAAAGAGTGGAGACGTGCGATCGATTTAACGAAGGCGAACGGGATGTGTTTCTTATTTCTCTAAAAGCCGGGGGAACGGGTTTGAATTTAACCGGAGCGGATACGGTCGTTCTCTATGATCTTTGGTGGAACCCAGCGGTTGAAGAACAAGCGGCAGACCGAACGCATCGAATTGGTCAGGAAAAGGTAGTCAATGTGATCAAGCTTGTAGCCCGTGGCACGATTGAAGAAAAGATGAATGATCTTCAGGAGAAAAAGCGCGAGCTCATTTCAGAATTGATTGATTCAGAAGAAAAAGCAAAGACTTCCTTAACCGAAGAAGATATTCGTGAGATTTTAATGGAATCGTAG
- a CDS encoding YqcI/YcgG family protein: MLKTESRYLLTKEDIETREDLPTWLKAEYETFSQLVTDPTFPCFFGRTAQLKGELRYAYIEHKDWSNLPEAVESFLSLFQKPTKIRHGLFIFVEPESEEQSIDTYRSQFWDILQYLHNHDRFPWPSDAPKDPEHYLWDFHFAGEPIFTFGNAPAYKQRKTRNLGNSLILGFQPRAIFQGLEGTEKGGIMSREKVRARVEAWDQLPKHPDISHFGDPNHNEWKQSFIGDDVTPIEGKCPFFHKGS, from the coding sequence ATGTTAAAAACAGAAAGTCGCTACTTGTTAACGAAAGAGGATATTGAAACACGTGAAGATCTTCCAACTTGGCTGAAGGCGGAGTATGAAACCTTCAGCCAATTAGTAACAGACCCGACATTCCCTTGTTTTTTTGGCCGAACCGCTCAGCTAAAAGGTGAGCTTCGCTATGCTTATATTGAGCATAAGGATTGGTCCAATTTACCTGAGGCTGTTGAAAGCTTTCTAAGCTTATTCCAAAAGCCAACGAAGATCAGACACGGCTTATTTATTTTTGTAGAGCCCGAAAGCGAGGAACAGTCGATTGATACGTATCGATCGCAATTCTGGGATATCCTTCAATATTTACATAATCACGATCGCTTCCCATGGCCGAGCGATGCACCCAAAGATCCGGAGCACTATTTGTGGGACTTCCACTTTGCTGGAGAGCCGATCTTTACCTTTGGGAATGCGCCAGCTTACAAGCAGCGTAAAACGAGAAATCTTGGCAATAGCTTGATTCTCGGATTTCAACCTAGGGCCATTTTCCAGGGGTTGGAAGGTACTGAAAAAGGGGGTATTATGTCTCGTGAGAAAGTTCGCGCTCGTGTCGAGGCATGGGACCAGCTTCCAAAGCACCCGGATATTAGTCATTTCGGCGACCCCAATCACAATGAATGGAAACAATCGTTTATCGGCGACGACGTGACGCCAATTGAAGGGAAGTGTCCTTTTTTTCATAAAGGTTCCTAA
- a CDS encoding HAD family hydrolase, with the protein MDSIIFDLDGTIWDPIDTVLHAWNSRIKKYSEIKEELTRTDFEGTMGLQMHEISKKLFPYLSEDVRMQVITECCDTEQGYLKKQGGNLFRNVEEVLQQLSQKYKLYIVSNCQDGYIEAFYEFHNLSDYFLDFENPGRTGRSKGENINLIIERNNLSNPIYVGDTEGDLSAARYAGIPFIYAKYGFGQVSEYDEVIERFDELVELF; encoded by the coding sequence ATGGACAGTATTATTTTTGATTTAGACGGTACTATCTGGGATCCAATTGATACCGTCCTTCATGCGTGGAATAGTCGTATCAAGAAATATAGTGAAATTAAAGAAGAGCTTACCCGCACTGATTTTGAAGGAACCATGGGGCTACAAATGCACGAAATCAGTAAAAAGTTGTTTCCTTATTTATCGGAAGACGTCCGTATGCAAGTGATAACCGAGTGTTGCGATACCGAACAAGGCTACTTAAAGAAGCAGGGAGGTAACCTTTTTCGAAATGTGGAGGAGGTACTTCAGCAACTTTCACAGAAATACAAACTCTACATCGTAAGTAACTGTCAAGATGGCTACATCGAAGCATTTTATGAGTTTCATAACCTAAGTGACTATTTTTTAGACTTTGAGAATCCAGGTAGAACCGGACGATCAAAAGGAGAAAATATTAACTTGATTATCGAAAGGAACAACTTGTCCAACCCTATTTACGTAGGGGATACAGAAGGTGATTTAAGTGCAGCTCGATATGCGGGGATACCGTTCATTTATGCAAAGTATGGTTTCGGACAAGTAAGTGAATATGATGAGGTTATAGAGAGGTTCGATGAGCTTGTGGAATTATTTTAA
- a CDS encoding DUF4260 domain-containing protein, protein MSKGLLHLEGLIVLLGAVYFYASIDASWWLFFLCLFLPDLFMLGYVFNNRIGALIYNIGHTYLIPLILLLLSVSLKQDLLLALSLIWIAHIGMDRTVGYGLKYPTQFKDTHLQKV, encoded by the coding sequence ATGAGTAAAGGTTTATTGCATTTGGAAGGGCTAATCGTTTTACTTGGAGCTGTATATTTCTATGCCTCAATCGATGCAAGTTGGTGGCTGTTCTTCCTTTGTTTATTCCTGCCAGATCTCTTTATGTTAGGATACGTGTTTAACAATAGAATCGGTGCTCTGATTTACAATATTGGCCACACATACCTGATTCCGCTTATTCTTCTCCTCTTAAGTGTAAGTTTGAAGCAAGATTTACTTCTGGCCTTAAGCCTCATCTGGATCGCGCATATCGGAATGGATCGTACTGTAGGCTATGGGTTAAAATATCCCACTCAGTTTAAGGATACGCATTTACAAAAAGTCTAG
- a CDS encoding carboxymuconolactone decarboxylase family protein: MTIIEKSNLGATPFQQLLGHNPKAMTAWATLGDVLESDQSLSSTLKEQVRRTLAQNNGCEYCKAKGKPDPSLFDEKISLAVGFAEVYIKLNGDVPSSIIEVLKESFTDQEVSELFAFICFTTAQQHFGALMKLKPAIIKEGEGTS, encoded by the coding sequence ATGACAATCATTGAAAAGTCTAATTTAGGCGCAACCCCCTTTCAACAACTATTAGGTCATAACCCAAAGGCTATGACGGCGTGGGCAACATTAGGAGATGTATTAGAAAGTGATCAGTCACTCTCTTCCACGTTAAAAGAGCAAGTGAGAAGAACATTAGCACAGAATAATGGTTGTGAGTATTGCAAAGCGAAAGGGAAGCCTGATCCCAGCTTGTTTGATGAGAAAATCTCTCTTGCAGTTGGTTTTGCGGAGGTATACATCAAACTAAATGGAGACGTTCCTTCATCGATAATTGAAGTGTTGAAAGAATCTTTTACAGACCAAGAAGTAAGCGAGCTTTTTGCCTTTATTTGTTTTACGACGGCACAACAGCACTTTGGTGCACTCATGAAACTTAAGCCGGCAATAATAAAAGAAGGTGAGGGCACTTCATGA
- a CDS encoding lysozyme inhibitor LprI family protein, with the protein MKMQKKISIVMLTFVLVVLSACGNSTSESSAQSNNQPSNNTTLQVTEEDDPAEVENTSSNDNGQNEQEDSSTLTTEDSTNGESERSDQPNVEKQESQKEKYFKKLNSMYESDRHVEAKETMVEMEEQEAERYQNWDKMLNEIYGVLQEQLSSDEMEQLREEQRNWVEHRDEAAKKASLKYKGGSTESLEYVATQASLTRERCYELVAKYM; encoded by the coding sequence ATGAAAATGCAAAAGAAGATTTCAATTGTCATGCTAACCTTCGTTCTAGTCGTTTTGTCTGCCTGCGGAAATTCAACTAGTGAGTCTAGTGCTCAATCGAACAACCAGCCATCAAATAATACAACTCTTCAAGTTACAGAAGAGGATGATCCAGCTGAAGTAGAAAATACGAGTTCTAATGATAACGGGCAAAATGAACAAGAGGATTCATCAACTCTTACAACGGAAGATTCAACTAATGGAGAGTCTGAAAGATCTGATCAACCGAATGTTGAAAAGCAGGAAAGTCAAAAAGAAAAATACTTCAAGAAACTAAATAGCATGTATGAATCAGATCGGCATGTAGAAGCAAAAGAAACGATGGTAGAAATGGAAGAACAAGAGGCAGAAAGGTATCAAAATTGGGATAAGATGTTGAACGAAATATATGGGGTGCTACAGGAGCAGCTTAGTTCTGATGAGATGGAACAACTAAGAGAAGAACAACGAAATTGGGTAGAGCATAGAGATGAGGCTGCCAAAAAAGCATCACTTAAATACAAAGGCGGTTCGACCGAATCATTAGAATATGTAGCAACGCAAGCAAGTCTTACAAGAGAAAGATGCTACGAGTTAGTTGCTAAGTATATGTAG
- a CDS encoding HAD family hydrolase — translation MMQAVIFDMDGTLFQTDKILALSLEDTFHYLRSINQWDGDAPIAQYREIMGVPLPKVWEALLPDHSMEVREQTDAYFLKRLIENIKQDKGELYPNVKEVLASLKENQCSIYIASNGLADYLEAIVRHYELDQWVTETFSIQHVNSLNKSDLVQKIAEKYDLTDAAVVGDRLSDIKAAKENGYVSIGCHFDFAKEEELAQADRVIHDLNELTMVLTELNRAEVKG, via the coding sequence ATCATGCAAGCCGTCATTTTTGATATGGATGGAACGCTTTTTCAAACAGATAAAATTCTCGCATTATCATTAGAGGATACGTTTCACTATTTAAGATCAATCAACCAATGGGATGGAGATGCGCCAATTGCACAATACCGTGAGATTATGGGCGTCCCTTTACCAAAAGTATGGGAAGCTTTGTTGCCTGATCATTCGATGGAAGTGAGAGAACAAACAGATGCCTATTTTTTGAAAAGGTTGATTGAGAATATTAAACAAGATAAAGGCGAGCTGTATCCGAATGTGAAGGAAGTTTTGGCTTCTTTAAAAGAAAATCAGTGTTCCATTTACATAGCAAGTAATGGTCTAGCTGATTACTTGGAAGCCATCGTTCGTCACTACGAGTTAGATCAATGGGTTACGGAAACGTTTAGTATTCAACACGTGAATTCTTTGAATAAATCTGATTTAGTTCAAAAGATTGCAGAGAAATATGATCTAACGGATGCGGCAGTTGTAGGGGATCGTTTATCTGATATAAAAGCAGCGAAAGAAAATGGATACGTTTCAATCGGCTGTCATTTTGATTTTGCAAAAGAAGAAGAGCTTGCTCAAGCGGATCGAGTGATTCATGACTTAAACGAGCTAACAATGGTATTAACCGAGTTAAACCGAGCTGAGGTTAAAGGATAA
- a CDS encoding arginine deiminase family protein: protein MNGVAVGYKIQCKSEYTTLKNVLVVKPSFMRITEIINETQKHYENNNINIPLALQQHEAFVEVLEANGANVSELQAESSLPEQVFTRDIGFTIHDELFVATMNEQVRKPEVNTVKAFLQENEISYQEGLPGSIEGGDVVVDGSTIWIGNSGRTSQIAIQELQKRLPAYNVEPLSLRKDILHLDCVFNIISEEIALVYPPAFTKDDLRKLEARFQLIHVSEEEQFYMGPNVLSIGDGKIVSLSQNKRLNHTLTVLGFRVLPVDFSEIIKSGGSFRCCTLPLERS, encoded by the coding sequence ATGAACGGAGTCGCCGTTGGTTATAAAATTCAGTGCAAGTCCGAATATACAACTCTTAAAAATGTGCTGGTTGTAAAACCATCGTTTATGAGAATTACAGAAATTATCAATGAAACACAAAAGCATTATGAAAATAACAACATTAACATCCCGCTAGCTCTTCAGCAACACGAAGCATTTGTGGAAGTGTTGGAAGCAAATGGTGCTAACGTAAGTGAACTCCAAGCTGAATCGAGTCTCCCTGAGCAAGTCTTTACTCGTGACATTGGCTTTACGATTCACGACGAACTATTCGTTGCAACAATGAATGAACAAGTTCGAAAGCCAGAAGTCAATACGGTAAAAGCGTTCCTTCAAGAGAATGAAATCTCTTACCAGGAAGGTTTACCAGGTTCAATTGAAGGTGGCGATGTCGTGGTGGACGGTTCAACCATTTGGATTGGGAATAGTGGCCGAACGTCACAAATCGCGATTCAAGAACTACAGAAGCGTTTGCCAGCTTATAACGTTGAACCATTATCGTTAAGAAAAGATATCCTTCACCTAGATTGTGTATTTAACATTATTAGTGAAGAGATCGCGCTCGTCTATCCACCCGCTTTTACAAAGGATGACTTAAGAAAATTGGAAGCGCGTTTTCAGCTAATTCACGTTTCAGAGGAAGAACAGTTCTATATGGGTCCAAATGTGCTTTCAATTGGAGATGGGAAGATCGTAAGTCTTTCGCAGAATAAACGATTGAACCATACTTTAACTGTACTTGGTTTCCGCGTTCTTCCAGTGGATTTCTCTGAAATCATTAAATCAGGTGGGTCCTTTCGCTGCTGTACACTTCCGCTAGAACGAAGCTGA
- a CDS encoding GNAT family protein, protein MKGLPNLETEHFNLRKINEDDIAAIFDYGSNPNVSKQVSWETHETLRDTSVFVEMILKGYAEGTKALWGLELKSTGKLVGTIDFVTIQERHRKAEIGYVLSEECWGKGYMTEAARRIISFGFEELQLERIQARCFVENEGSARVMEKVGMSFEGTMRNAMFAKGKFHDLKMFAIVSEDYLKCRNNKIQSCE, encoded by the coding sequence ATGAAAGGGTTACCAAATCTAGAAACGGAACATTTTAATCTGCGCAAAATTAATGAGGATGATATCGCTGCTATTTTTGACTATGGTTCCAATCCTAACGTCTCGAAACAGGTAAGCTGGGAAACACACGAGACGCTTCGGGATACGAGCGTATTCGTGGAGATGATTTTAAAAGGATATGCTGAAGGAACGAAAGCGCTGTGGGGATTAGAGTTAAAATCAACTGGAAAGCTTGTCGGTACAATTGATTTTGTTACGATTCAAGAACGTCATCGAAAAGCGGAAATCGGCTATGTGCTATCAGAGGAATGCTGGGGAAAAGGGTATATGACGGAAGCTGCCAGGAGAATCATTTCATTTGGGTTTGAAGAGCTTCAGTTAGAACGAATTCAAGCAAGGTGCTTTGTTGAAAATGAAGGTTCTGCGCGAGTGATGGAAAAGGTCGGCATGTCGTTTGAAGGAACCATGAGAAACGCGATGTTTGCGAAGGGGAAGTTTCATGATTTAAAAATGTTTGCGATCGTTTCGGAAGATTATTTGAAATGTCGTAATAACAAAATACAAAGCTGTGAGTGA